atTGCTCCCTCCTAGGGGCTGGACCCTCCGCTTGCCCTGGCTGCACTTCATGGCTTGGCTTTACCACAAGCATTCAAAGTGAGCAaggaaaaacccaacacaaaggGAGGTGGCTTCTGCCTCTTAAGTGGAATGGGAATGGTCTCTCTCCTCCCAAGGCCCTGCAAGGTCTGTGGCACAGTGCTTACTTCTTCTGGCAGGGGACgtggctgccctgctccttgcGGCAGTAGCCGTAGTACACTCCCCTCTCGTTCATCTGGTAGCAGGAAGCTGCCCCTTCAGTGGCCTCTGGGGAAGAGggagatgcaaaaaaaaagggTTAGTTCAGGTGAGGACTGATaactgaggccttgagcaacctgctccagtgccagtGTCCCCTGCCAGGGGAGctgcatgacctttggaggtcccttccaacccaacccgaCCCGAcccattctgtgcctctgtgaatCCTCCGTTTTCCTTGCTGGGAAAGGGACATTTGCCCCAAGCCTGACATTTGATGTCTTCATTCTGCTGTGTGCACAGAGCAGacccagcaggtctagggaagttcttctacctctctactctgccctgctgagaccacagctgcaatgctgtgtccagtttggggctccccagtttaagagagacagagacctgctggagagaatccaacggagagccatgaggatgatttggggacttgagcatctcccctgtgaagagagactgagagccctggggctgtttagtctggagaagagaaggctgagtggggatctgatcaatgtctatcaatacctgaggggtgggggtcaagtggagggggccaggctcttttgggtggtgcacagtgataagacaaggaacaatgggttcaaactagaacagagaagatttcagctcaacatgaggagaaactgctttccagtgagggtgacagagccctgggacaggctgcccaggggagttgtggagtctccttctctggagactttccaaacccacctggatgcattcctgtgcagactgccctaagtgctcctgctctggcaggggggttggacctgaggatctcttgaggtcccttccaacctctgattactgtgagactgtgaacctctcctgtgctctctctctctttctccagtaCAACCCAGCTGACCTCGGCTAAGAGAAGCACCTGGGGATGGTTTAAGACTGGGAAGAGGTTAAAGCTACCACACTCCTTCAGACACAGAAAGCAGTGCTAAATTTGGGCATTAATCTGAAGCAGAGACATTTCCTCTTCCTACCAAGCAGAGAATGTtcacccagctccatcccagacCTATCTTACAAATGCAGAAGAGGAACAGGCTTCCTGCTTCCCACTTCTCTGCAAATTGGCTGTGTTGTCTGTTCAGCTCCTGTGGTTATCACCACTTAGTGTCAGACAGCAAAACAAGAACTAAGTCCATGCTACAGACCAGAcctcaatggcatcctggcctggatcaaaaccagtgtgcccagcaggagtaagggaagtgatggtgcccctgtactgggccctggtgagtgctgggttcagttctgggcaccacagtgtaaggcactgaggtgctggagcatgtccagagaagagcaatgaggctggtgaggggtttggagggtgtcacacgaggagcagctgagggacctggagaagaggaggctgaggggagacctcattgctctctacagctccctgaaaggaggttggagtgaagctggtgttggactcttctcccaagcagccagagataagatgagaggaaatgggttggagttgtgccagggcagggttagtttggagattaggaaaaaatttctttgctgcaagagaggtcagggattggaacaggctgcctagggaggtggtggagtccccatccctggaggggttcaagcaATCTGAACATGTGgagcttcaggatatagttcaGTGCTCATGGTAGCTGAGCtctggctggactcaatgatcctgaaggtcataggatgttagaggttggaagggacctttgaagaacatcaagtccaaccccatcatcaagtccaacccttttccaaccttcacgattctgtgactgattgACACAGATTTGCTGTTCCTGACTTACcaaagctctgtggagaaggctgagagaggatctaataaatgtctataaacatctgagggctgggggtcaggagggaggggccaggctctgctcagctgggataggacaaggagcaatggatggaaactgcagcacaggaggttgcagctcagcaggaggaggaacttctgcactgggaggctcacagaggcctggagcaggctgcccagagaggttgtggagtctccttctctggagacttgcaagccctgtctggatgtgttcctgtgggacctgtgctggattctatgatcctgctctggcaggggggttggactcgaagatctccagaggtcccttccaacccctaacatcctgtgagctgtgtgacctgtactggattctatgatcctgctctggcaggggcttggactggatgatctctggaggtcccttccaacccctaacatcttctCATCCTCTGACCACTTGCTAGCAGACGAAgcctgcctctctctctttcctttgagccccatctggatgtgttcctgtgtgacctgtgctggattctatgatcctgctctgggagggggtgggactggatgatctctggagctcccttccaacccctaacaccctctgatcctgtgacctATGCTGGATTCTgcgatccttctctggcagaggggttggactgaatgatctctggaggtccctttcaatccttaacatcctctgatcctgtgacctgtgctggattctatgatcctgctctgggagggggttggactggatgatccctggaggtcccttccaacccctagcatcctgtgatctgtgtgacctgtgctggattctctggtcctgctctagcaggggggttggactggatcatctctggagctctcttccaacccctaacaccctctGATCCTCTGACGATTTGCTAGTAGATGAagcctgcctctctctctctctctctttcctttgacctaggcaaacttttttttttttttttttgccccagcactgccttgtACTCACCTGGTCCAAAAGCAGCTTTGCACTGGCTGTCCCTGGTGGGGCAGCTGCCCATGTAGCAGTAGCCCTGGCCGTAGCCGCAGGGGTGGCCGTTGACGCGGAAGCGGTCggcagggcagctggcagaggagcctGTGCACATCTCAGCCAGGTCACAGTCgtgctgcactgctctgcagatgACTCCTGGCTTCCTGAACTGCAAGGGGGGATGTGATGGGTTACACCTATCCTTGATTTGGGGGGGgcagaagctgaagaaagaaCCCAGACCCCTAGCTGGACAAACGAAACTtgaccccacttggagtactgagtccaggtctggagcttctgttccaggaaggatctggaggtgctggaaggtgtccagagaagggccatgaggatgagcagagggctggagctgctctgctatgaggacagcctgagaaaGTTGGGTTGTgctgtctggagaggagaaggctcccaggagaccttcttgtggccttccaggatctgaagggggctccaagaaagctggggagggactttttaggatgtcagggagtgataggactgagggggatggagcaaagctggaagtggttagatttagactggacataaggaagaagttcttccccaggcaggtggtgagagactggcagaggttgcccagggaggtggtggaagcctcatccctggaggttttttcagccaggctggaggtggctgtgagcaacctgctctgctgtgaggcatagagggttggaagggacctcaaggatcagccagttccaacccccctgccatggttggaactggttgatccttgaggtcccttccaaccctctatgactccctgaaaggaggttggagacaggtggtctcttctcccaaggaataaaTGATAGGACTaaaggaaatagcctcaagttgccccaggggaggttgaggttggacatcagaagaaattccttccctgaaagggttctcaaaggctgCTCAAGGAAGTGGaagaatccccatccctggaggggttttaaagccacagagatgtggtgctgagggccatggttcagcctcagccttggtagagtttgggaatggttggactggatgagctcaaagggcttttccaatcaaaatggttctgtggctctgtggttctctggctctctggctctgtggctctttggctctgtggttctctggctctgtggcttctccaggatgcagaaagctggagagaatTGGTAGCTGTGGAGTGGTTTGGGATGGCCAAAGCTCAGCTGGCACTGCAGTGCCCTGTCAGTGATTACAAGCAGAGGGGAATGGCTCTTTTGAAAGCTCCATTGCTGCTTCCTCACAGGCACAGAAACCAGAGGTGAGGAGGAGCCTTACCTGGCAGTTCTCACAGCACTCTCCTTGTGCACAGCTGGATCCTGCTGTCAGTTTGCAGGTCTTGGGGTCACAGCACTTGTTGGTGCACTCCTGTGACACAAGCAGCAGtcagagctctgctctctccccCAGGCCTTAaatcccctctgctctgtcttcCCCACCAACCACCCTGTTACTGAGGGAGGGCAGGAATCTTGGACCTGCACTTGGCTTCTCTGAAAAGCATTTTCACCAGGATCCATGCCAGCAGTTGAAGTGGGTTTGGTTATGAAAGTGCTGATGGAAGCCACCTGGGGATGTTGCTTGCTTCTGCTGAGGTGGTTTTCTCTGgatgggttttggttgggttttttttttcctccccttctcagTTCCTCTGTCAGCACAGCATCCCCCACACCACACCCACCTTTTGACATGCACTTTATGGGGGTGACTGCATCACAGATCAACCATGTGATGAGCACAggggctgagggacatggcttagaggtgacctggcagtgctggcttgaTGAAGTAAAAAGGTTgcttcctatgaggacaggttgagagagttggggttgtgcagtgtggagaagaagacttccaggagaccttcttgtggccttccaggatctgaagggggtttcaagaaagctggggagggacttttgagggtgtcagggagtgataggacaggggggatggagcaaaactagaaatggggagattcagattggatgtgaggaagaaattcttccccaggagggtggggagagactggcacaggttgcccagggaggtggtggaagcctcatccctggaggtgtttgcagccaggctggaggtggctgtgagcaacctgctgtggtgtgaggtgtccctgcccatggcagggggtttggacctggctgctccttcagctcccttccaaccctgacaattctctgattctgtgattgcagccGAAACGATCCTGTGATAAATATTTCAGCCAGCTCTGAACTGGCGACCTCCCAAGCCTGAATAAAACTCTTTGCTTCTCCCAAGTGTTGCTTTGTCCCCAGGGGGTGGAGGTACCTCAGGAGTGCCACAGTCAcattcctctcccttctccacgAAGTGGTTGCCGCAGGTTGGGGGCGCGACGATGCTGTTCACCTCTGGGATGTTCGTTAAGCATGCAGGCATCTTACTCATCATGAAGGTCTCAAAGCTCTGGAGGCTGCAAGAGCTGAATCTCTTGGGGATGATAGAGCTGGGGTGAGAAAGCAGGAGGAGTTACATTAGTTGGTGtaggccttcagcacctccagggaagggacatccaccccacccccctgggcaacctgctgtagcctctccccaccctcactggaaagaatttcttcccaatctccagtctaaatctgtcctcttcAAACTtccatccattccctctcatcctgtcactgcaagcccttgtcaaaagcccctccccagctcatccagcctggccttgaccacctccaggcaggggacatccacgacctccctgggcaacctgttccaatgtctccccTTCCTCActgggaagagtttcttcctcatctctagtctcagtctcccctcttccagccccaaaccattgtcccttctcatatcactccaagcccttgtcaaaagcccctccccagctctcctgtagctccttctCATACCACTCCAAGCTCTATCTCCCttcctcaaacttcaatccattccccctcatgctgtcaccacaagcccttgtcaaagtcctttcccagctctcctgtagccctcttcaggtactggaaggctgctctaaggtctccctggagccttcccttctccagcctgaacagttcccaactctcccagcctgtccccacttCTGGAAACGGATCCAAAGCTCATCTTGCACCACCCCAGGCAGTCACAGCCTGGCCCTTGATCCAAACTCCTACCTGACTGTGTCTGTCATGATGCAGACAACACCACTACATGTGCAGGCTTGGGTGTCATGACTCATGCCAAGGTTGTGTCCCATCTCATGGGCCATGGTAGCTGCAACTGCAATTTCATTCCTGTTGTGGTCCTGCAGAGATAGGAGCAAAGCTGTTTGGTTTCAGTGAGCACTTCAGAGCAAGTAGGAACATCAGAGAAGCCctgtgggtaaaaaaaaaaaacaggagaggTTTTCTTCAAGTGACACTACCCTGACTCCTACTTGAGGGCTGAGATGGTCCTCGGTCCATGCATCCCTGCCACAGCTGGTGCTGggttggagcagagcagcagtgggatgGGAGCACTAATGAGCAGGAGTGGATTGGTGTGGTTCAGTCTTTAGATACACAGGAGGAAGTCAGGCTGCCAAGAAACACCTGAGTGTGGAAGGGAACTCAACAGCTGAATCTCTGAATCATCTCAATCCTCTCTCTGGGTGGCTGCCTCTGTGCTTAGGGTGAGTCCCATGGGTGCCAGAGAGCTCTAGAGTTATCTACAGGGCTGCTGTGCATGCAGAGGAAAGGCAGATGCTGTGTTTTGTCTTGCCTGCTGGGAGAGAGGATTTTCCTGGTGGGAAATGCTTGGTGGGAGAGAGGATTTTCCTGGTGGGAAATGATTGGTGGAAGAGAGAGGATTTTCCTGGTGGGAAATGCTTGGTGGGAGAGAGGATTTTCCTGGTGGAAAATCCTTGGTGGGAGAGAAGATTTTCCAGGTGGGAAATCCTTGGTAGGAGAGAGGATTTTACTTAATGGGAAATGCTTGATGGGAGAGAGGATTTTCCTTGATGGAAAATGCTTGGTGGGAGAGAGGATTTTCCTGGTGGAAAATCCTTGGTGGGAGAGAGGATTTTCCTAGTGGAAAATGCTTGGTGGGAGGGAGGATTTTCCTGGTGGGAAATCCTTGGTGGGAGAGAGGATTTTCCTGGTGGGAAATCCTTGGTTGGAGCAGAATTTCcctgccttttgtttttattattgaGGGAAATCCAGTTTTATGAAGAGCAAGGTGGTCCtctcccagcatggcagggcaAATCCTGATGCTGCAAAGTGCATCCTGACACCTGGAAAAGTATGTTGGGATTCCCCTATGGTGTGGAAAAGCTGAACCTTCATGGGGATCATTCCTCTTAGCAGCAAGCCCAGCTCTGAAGCTGAGTGCAAGAGCTGAgctcctggtggtgctggtaAAAGTCTGGGCTCTGCTTCCCTGTTTGGGCTGGAGTAAAGTGCAGTAGGTGAGGAGATGAAGTGGGGATGTGCACCATGAAAACCAGAGGCAATTCCCAGTTCTGAACTGGACAGAGGCACAGGATTAGTTACTGCTCTCTTCTGACCCTGTTGGAGCCTGCTGTCCCCAAGGGTTTGATGTTGGCAGGTAGCTAAGACAGATCCCCTGCTTTGTGTGTGCcttattttccctctgctctcccattTCACATCCAACCTTTGCCTCTGAATTTCTGCAgtctaataaaaaaaaccatgaTATGAACCAGAGAGAGAACCAGAGTGTGGCACAGGCAATAATTTGCATCAAGAACCTTTGCTGGTGGAGCGAAAAATCAAACCcgacccaacccaaccaaaaaccccaaacaagaacaaaagcctttaaaaaaaaaaaaaagagagaaagaaagaaagaaagaaagaaaaatcaaataaaacaaaactaaagcaGACCTGAATAATACCTGCAGAATAAATCTCACTGCAGATGGATTTCAGAAAGGCCAAGCCAATGGTTGTGCCCTCAAAGTCGTAGCCtctggaaggaagaagaaaagcagagtgaGATGCGCTGCAGGGGagcaaggagcagggagcagctctgaagttGAGGCTTGCTGCCCTCAGCAGGTTGAAGGCTCTGAGCACATCGTGGTGGGGGGAGCAATTTTTGAAGCCCTTGAAGGTGTTTGGAAgtggcaggagggagcaggaggacaCCCACGTGAGGAGCTGAGCGTTGTcgttcctcttcctcttcagcaAGTCCGAGAGGCGCCACTTGGAGAAGCTGTCCAGGGTGAAGCTGGCAACGTGGCCCAGGGGGCATTTGTCCCCATCTGTCCAGATTTCAAGGCCAACCAAAGCCACATAGATGTTGATGGGCTTATaaacctgcagcagagagaCACAGTGATGCTGAGAACCTGAGGAACCTTGGGAAggcttccattaaaaaaaaaaaaaaaaaaacaaaaaaaaacaacatcctGGAAGTTGCTTCGCTTGTGTCATAGAATCTGAGAACTGTTTGGGTTAGAATCAGAGaagcaggcagggttggaagggacctcaaggatcagacagttccaacccccctgccatgggcagggacacctcacaccagatcaggctggccagagcctcatccagcctggctgcaaacacctccagggatggagcctcaaccacctccctggacaacccattccaggctttcaccactctcatgggaaagaacttcttcctcacatccagtctgaatctccccacttccagctttattccattccccccagtcctgtcactccctgatagcctaaaaagtccctccccagctttttcggagcccccttcaggtcctggaaggccacaagaaggtttccctggagccttctcttctccacactgcacaaccccaactctctcagtctgtcctcatagcagagcagctccagccctctgctcatcctcatggcccttctctggacaccttccagcatgtccatatccctcttgtaatagagggttcctttccttgcctttgggtaatcctttccttgcctttgatgactttttccttgcctttggggaaccctttccttgcctttgggGAATCCATTCCTTGCCTTTGGGGAACCTTTTCCTTGCCTTTGGGGAATCCATTCCTTGCCTTTGGGGAATCTTTTCCTTGCCTTTGGGGAaccttttccttgccttttgaAGGATTTCAGTCACTCACTGTCACAAATGCTAAGAAAATATGGTCCCAACCTGCCTGTACAGAAACCTGAAGGCAAAGAACAGGATAAGAGGGGCAGAGGTGTTCGCTTTGGTTCATAAATTACAACCAAGTTcagttttccctcttccctgtgTTCTAAGGATGAAACTTTGGGGTGTTTGCAAAAGGAGGACAATCAGAAGTCCTTTctgtccccagcaccctgctctcaCCGTGTTGATGTAATTGACTATTCCAAATATCCTTTGCCTCACAGTTGAGACATCTTGATCATACTTCTTGTACtgaaaaaggaaatggagagTGTTAGGataaagggaagggaaaaagggatttagcaaaaaaagaagtaccctgtggaatcatagaatcctttttGGTTGGTTCTGCCTCtctcctgtgctctgctcagacctcacttccaatcctgcctccagctctgctgtccccagcacaagaaggacacagagctgctggagagaggccagaggaggtcacaaagatgctccaagggctggagcagctctgctgtgagcacaggctgagggagctgggggtgtgcagcctggagaggagaaggctccagggggacctcagagctgccttgcaatagctgaagggatcctgcaggaaggctgcagagagacttttgctgagggtgtctagagccaggccaagggggaatggtttgaaggtgaggcagagcagggttagagtggagctgaggaagaagttgttgagtgtgagggtggtgagagtctggcacaggctgcccagggaggctgtggctgcctcctccctgggggtgttcaaggccaggctggatgaggccttgagcagctgagtctggctgagaggtgtccctgcccatggtggggaggttgggaggagatgatctctgagctcccttccagcctgagccattctgtgatgattctatgagaagcccttcaagctcatccagcccaagcatTCTGTatctctaccaagtctggtgctgaaccatggccctcagcaccacatctctgcctcttctagacacccccagggatggggattcaaccacctgcctgggtcagcctgtgccagccaggGAGATGAGAACCAAACCATTTCACTACTCACCAAAGTGTTGTCTGCAACTATGTAAACTTCCAGGTACTTTTTGGATTTCAGGTATGCTTTTATCTACCAAAAAAAGAGTAAGATAACAAAAAAAGATGCATTCAAATGACTCCTCAGGGCAGTTTTCAGTCTCAAGCTCTGCAATTCCCAGCCCACGTGGTAGTTGTGAGGGTGTTGCTTTGGCCAGCCCGTTGGGAATGGGGCTGCCTTGTTTTAAAGGGGTGAAAAGCAGGTTGAATGCTGCTGTGAGTATTGAGATTATGCAGGGTGAAGAGCATTTAGGTATTTGCAGATGCAAatgggcacaggctgagagagttggagctgttcagcccgcagaaggctctggggagacctttgagtagccttccagcacctgaaaggggctacaggagagatggggagggatgtttgacaagggctgggagggataGGAGAAGATGCAATGGctttgggctggaggaggggaaatttagactggagattagggaggaattctttccagtgagggtaaggaggcactgggacaggttgcccagggaagctgtggctgcctcctccctggaggtgttgaaggccaggcaggatgagaccttgagcagctgagtctagctgagaggtgtccctgcccacggcagggggggggttggaggagataagctctgaggttcctttccaacctgagtcatTGCTGTTCCTATCCCATCCTATCCCTGTCCCTATCTTATCCCTGTCCCATTCTATCCCTGTCCCATTCTATCCCTGTCCTGCCTCCTctttgggggtgttcaaggccatgagcagctgggtctagttgagaggtgtccctgcccgtggcagggggggttggaggagataagctctgaggtcccttccaacctgagccattcctgTTCCTATCCCATCCTATTCCTATCCCATCCTATTCCtagatggatgaggccttgagcaacctgggctggtgggaggtgtccctggccatggatgagctttaaggtcctttccaacccaacccattccatggatctctGAGCACGCAGAGAGGCTAAACCTTTTAGTACATGCAGAGAGGCTAAACTCAGCTGGAGGCTCTGGACTCTCAGATCTTGGAGATTTTGCACTGCTTCTTCAAGATCTGCTTGtgcttctctgggcaccattgCTTCTTCTCAGCCAAAGTTGAGATGTGTGCTCCTCACAGAGTTCTCCCCTGGCTGTGGTTTCCTTTCTGCCATCTCCTTAGGGAGCTGCTGTTTGAGTCTGTGCTTACCTCTGGGCTGTTGCTGGATTTGAAGATGTCATTGATGGGGTCAGCTGAATCCCCCTCCCAGGTGTTGTTGATCAGGCCACAGGTTTTTATGGACTTCTGCTCAAGCTTCTCATACTTGTAGACTGCATGCTCCTCTGTGTCTGAAGCCCCCAAGGGTTCAATGAGGTACTTCTGGCCACGGGTCTCAAAGTAGCCACTAAGAAAATCAGAGAGACCCTGACCTGCTGAATCCCCAGGATGGGGTCAGGGTAGCAACATCCTCCCTGCCAGCACTCAGCCCAAGCCTGTGGACCATTGCACATGGACAAGTGGAATAGTTTGGCAGCATCCAGGCAGAGTGGGCAACAGTTTAAAAGCAGGAATCAAAGCTGCTGAGTCAAGGGAAGGATCTGGCTGGGCAGTGAAGTCTTCAAGCAGGAGACtgtctccctctactctgctctcatgagacccccacctggagcactgagcccagttctggtgccaccagcataagaaagacctcaaactgctggagcaggtccaggggagaccatgaagaagagcagagggctggagcacctctcctatgaggacaggttgggagagttggggctgttcaggctggagaagagaaggctccagggagaccttagagcagccttgcagtacctgaaggagctgcaggagagctggggaaagacttttgccaagggcttggagtgacaggatgagggacaatggctttgtgctgggagaggggagactgagactggagatgaggaaaatttaTCCTCACAGATAACTCCATTCTGGATATTCTGCCCTTGGTACCCTATGGAAACCAGAGCTGCATCTTACCTTAGACCTTTGCAAGCACTGATGCTTGCTATGGAATCAGCATCATCCTGGATGTGGCCTTCATAGTAACAGTGATCCTGGttaggaaggggaaaaaaaaatcatcctgtcAGACTCAATGACTGCACTGAACTGGCCTAGATCCAGTGATTTTTcagtgggaagcagctccatggagaaagaccttggaatcctaggggacagcaagttctccacggGCCAGCAATGTGACTTCTggagagccaaaggcatcctggggtgcagcaagtgtggccagcaggactagggagggtctcctgcccctctgctctgccctgctgagatcacagctgcaatgctgtgtccagtttggggctccccagttcaagagagacagaaatctgctggagagagtccaggggaggctctgaggatgctgaagggcctggaacatctctgctgtgaagacagactgagagtcctgggggtgtttagtctggagaagagaaggctgagaggggatctgatcaatgtctatcaatagctgagggctgggggtcaggatgaaggtgccaggctctggttggtggtgcccagggacaggacaaggaacaagagggacaagct
The nucleotide sequence above comes from Indicator indicator isolate 239-I01 chromosome 38, UM_Iind_1.1, whole genome shotgun sequence. Encoded proteins:
- the ADAM28 gene encoding disintegrin and metalloproteinase domain-containing protein 28 yields the protein MIHLLLVSLLLLDCLQQGSMRKELPGVEHYDVVYPRKLHTAQKRAAERTRETEYEDTRKYGITANGEEVILHLQKNKHLLATDYTETVYSDDGQQITTSPQIKDHCYYEGHIQDDADSIASISACKGLSGYFETRGQKYLIEPLGASDTEEHAVYKYEKLEQKSIKTCGLINNTWEGDSADPINDIFKSSNSPEIKAYLKSKKYLEVYIVADNTLYKKYDQDVSTVRQRIFGIVNYINTVYKPINIYVALVGLEIWTDGDKCPLGHVASFTLDSFSKWRLSDLLKRKRNDNAQLLTGYDFEGTTIGLAFLKSICSEIYSAGIIQDHNRNEIAVAATMAHEMGHNLGMSHDTQACTCSGVVCIMTDTVSSIIPKRFSSCSLQSFETFMMSKMPACLTNIPEVNSIVAPPTCGNHFVEKGEECDCGTPEECTNKCCDPKTCKLTAGSSCAQGECCENCQFRKPGVICRAVQHDCDLAEMCTGSSASCPADRFRVNGHPCGYGQGYCYMGSCPTRDSQCKAAFGPEATEGAASCYQMNERGVYYGYCRKEQGSHVPCQKKDIMCGKLFCSGGEEMPRDGSLVIFHSCKASFPPSGVDDPGMILDGTKCGNGMVCSNGECVYAEDVFRSTNCSAKCSGHAVCNHELQCQCEEGWAPPTCDSSSTLISFAVVVGVLVVLAATATTALLLIRCRVFQKSCQSRRGPGASNQVFVDQEERHREQPVLAVPAQKINDKKLLLPIPPPQETKPQLQRPAMRPKGPPPPVPSTKPTSSHTVEICIPESKAAPLPVPKTKPLPPPPPKALKPPTNPRV